From Apium graveolens cultivar Ventura chromosome 9, ASM990537v1, whole genome shotgun sequence, the proteins below share one genomic window:
- the LOC141684976 gene encoding protein FAR1-RELATED SEQUENCE 5-like: MRDETEISYKWVLKTWLEAVGNKPALTIITDQDIALGNAIAEILSDTKHILCLWHISNKFTEKLSTLYTQYPEFKGDFNDCLYKSLSATEFVGKWEVLVDKYGLEDHVWLNDMYAIKDKWIRAYTKQHFSAGMTTTSRSESMNSFFDEYVKASTGLKEFIENSQKALETQILNEVKADYKTEYKERRLIFNSALENHASSIYTKEMFSQFQNELRKSTSYVVNSCKDGSNYMWKLYLVEKYNVPENLRRRWTESTNKIDGFSPYNPPVLVDVGDSTMARYSVLCKSFQGLGALGSCSKPRYNYVMDLIEKGKCYVIEKFREEENNSRMGEEFQAYDEHDPIFNPPMSQIKGR, translated from the exons ATGCGGGATGAGACGGAGATCTCATATAAATGGGTTTTGAAGACATGGTTAGAAGCCGTCGGAAATAAACCTGCCCTCACTATTATTACGGATCAAGATATAGCATTAGGAAATGCTATTGCCGAGATTTTGTCGGATACCAAGCACATATTATGTTTGTGGCACATAAGTAATAAATTTACCGAAAAATTGTCGACTTTGTACACACAATATCCAGAATTTAAAGGGGATTTTAATGATTGTTTGTACAAGTCGTTGTCAGCCACGGAATTTGTTGGTAAGTGGGAGGTTTTGGTTGATAAGTATGGACTCGAGGATCATGTTTGGCTAAACGATATGTATGCCATAAAAGATAAATGGATTCGTGCTTACACAAAACAACATTTCTCCGCCGGTATGACCACAACCTCAAGAAGCGAGTCCATGAATTCATTTTTTGATGAGTATGTGAAAGCTTCAACCGGGTtgaaagaattcattgagaattCACAAAAGGCTTTGGAAACACAAATTCTTAATGAGGTTAAAGCCGACTACAAGACCGAGTATAAGGAAAGGAGATTGATATTTAATTCCGCCTTGGAAAATCATGCTTCTTCTATTTACACAAAAGAAATGTTTAGTCAATTTCAAAATGAGCTTAGAAAAAGCACATCTTATGTGGTAAATAGTTGCAAAGATGGTTCCAATTACATGTGGAAGTTATATTTAGTTGAGAAGTATAATGTGCCGGAGAATCTTAGAAGAAG ATGGACGGAGAGCACAAATAAAATTGATGGTTTTTCGCCTTATAATCCTCCCGTTCTTGTTGATGTTGGTGATTCAACAATGGCAAGGTATAGTGTTTTGTGTAAATCTTTCCAAGGTTTGGGTGCTCTTGGAAGTTGTTCAAAACCACGATACAATTACGTGATGGATTTGATTGAGAAAGGAAAGTGTTACGTGATTGAAAAGTTTCGTGAAGAAGAAAATAATTCAAGAATGGGGGAGGAGTTCCAAGCTTACGATGAACATGATCCAATATTCAATCCTCCAATGTCACAAATAAAGGGAAGATAG